Below is a window of Malania oleifera isolate guangnan ecotype guangnan chromosome 1, ASM2987363v1, whole genome shotgun sequence DNA.
AATGTCCTGGTAGACTgaaggtcctcgggagatgccacaactgtctagtcgaccaaactttttagttcaaagtgttctggttgaccgaactgctcaaaaatggaaaaatcgccttggaacccttagtctagtcaaccgaactctcaattcaaatttctctcagtcgaccgaacttggtcaCTTGGTTCAAGTTCGATCAACCGATGCTCTCGGATTGGCAAAttatttttactgcagttaaagtttttaaataaggttaattttcttaatgattttttaaaGCAAATTTAATaaatacccttggtgtccccaatggtcataattttgcctatgcctatatatatctcttcatttgtaaaattaagGTAAAATTAGTAAATAGTATTAAGCcaaaattttctgaaaaattccaaatcctattttctcctactaagtccataacactcaaataccttcattcctttgagaattcctactttgtgagtgttttacTAATCATTTTTTAAATTGCTAAGAAACCCTCTCTTGCtttgcttgtgattttcatattgagggtttagcttgatttttcccccaattttatttgataaatctttgtgtgggaaaaatcttataactaagtgggtctttgggttgtcattgcaagactcattagggtgtataattttttgtgtgcaaaaatattttacaagtttaGATTGAATATCTCGTTGTGcattattattgagaaaattattttggagatattctagatttctattagtttgaatctttgaaacccaaaactaagattgagagtttatcattgcttagtttcaaagattagcttgtataaacacttatgtacttgacttgagataatcactatactaagtgttgattgcacacatagagcaccgagcttatagttcatacatcattgaggtgcattgattatattgtgcgtattgtagtacatacctgcttagttgaTAAGCACATTTCTGTGTACGTAAATTTATATTGATTGTatccaggtgtgggcctgaagagggagactagccctgttgaatagtctcggattaacttagaccctgttaggaaagctagatgcgCCAACCTAGTAATACGTGTTGGTTggggtcagccccgttaattgacctgaatgtaaccagtgccgctccacccgttaagtgaactttagtggaatcctcgggtttgtgagttagaggcggggacgtaggcacaattggccaaacctcgataacatttcttgtgcatgcttttaatttctgcattttaaattccagcacatgaatgtttatattttactattgtgaatgattggatttataattacatagatagaccctaggttgagtaatactggtGTTAAACCGaatgacctaggtgataatttttaaatacccaattcaaccctaTTGGGAATCcaccaattctaacagtttcAACACATGATACATAATGTAAAATTCCTTTTTAATTAAAAAGATTTATCATTTTGAACTCTAAACCATTGTCAGATCTCATACATTTAATTTTTGTCTCAAATTGTGTTTCAACCAGATTGTAAAAGGCAATAAAAATGTTTTGAacttcatatttctttttcattAAGTAGGTCCAAGTAAATCTAGAATGATCCTCCACTAAGGTAAGAAAGTATCTAGAACCATTATGAGTTGGAACAAAAAATGGTCCCCATATATCAGCATGAACAAGATTGAAAGAAAAACTTATAGTACAAACTCGAGCAAGAAAAAGAATTCTTTTCTTATTCCACACACCATTACAAACTAAAACCACTATATATATAACCAGAGGAAGAAGGATGAAAGAAAAACAGAAGAATAAAGAAGAAACAGAAAACAGAAAAATAACAACTAACAAAACTAACTAAAACTAACAATTTTTCATTGTGCAGTAATACTCTGCGAtcccttattttattatttgactTGTTTCAGTGGACAGTATTGCCTTTACAACAACTAAAATTTAAAGGAGTTTAAGGGGCATTTTGTAgagttatttaaaaataaaaaataaaaaaaccaaaatagAGTTAtaaggaaatttttttaaaaaaaaatgggatATTAGAAAAAATTTACAAGCATTCGAAGTCATATAAAATTAGTAACACagtgtttggaagtatgaatttcATACTTTAGGTTTGAATTTCaatagattttgataaattttaaatataattttatattatatctttttaaaattttatacattcaattcaaagcctcttcaaatataaggTAAGTGGGCATAGAATTTAGTAAAAGGGCTGAGATGAATGTATTGAATTGTAAGAGaagcgtttttttttttaaataaacaaaattacaCTATTATGAGTTAATTGTAAGCTTACTTGGGCATGCATTCACATTCCCAAGtttcttcttatttttaaaatacaattttttataaaaatattttaatcttaTGTTTGAAGAAAcattgaatttagatttgtattagatttgaataagatgtaatatataacgtgagaaaatttaaaaattagaaatattttagcaattttattattaatttttaaaacaacgagaatcataaaattaatttaaaaattgaaattgtcTAAAATTACTTATGtctattttttttaacataattATGATTATAAGCGAatgttataatttaaaaaaaatattaaaggaaaataataattgaaaactatCTCTCGTTTCCATTAATAAACAATTTTATGTGGTGCACACTAGTTTATTAACCAAAAGATGTCAATATAAGTACAACCGTAACCCATTTTCAGCATGTACTATTTTGTTTACTAAATTAAAAAAAgcatataaaactaaaataataaaataaaaaatatatttgatgattaaaaaaatttaaattaaaatgaaCCAAAAACTATACCATTTGAGGTTTATATTTAAGATTGAATACTTGAATTTTACAATCaatttttaacaatttttttatttttttattgtcatGTTAAAGATGCCGAGGTTTAAAATAATTTCAAACGTCTCGTAATATTATTTTGATAAAAGACTAgcattttgcatgaaatataaTACAAGAGGTGCAACAACTTTTGTAAGAAGGTATTTAGTTTAGGGGGGTgaaaagtaattttatttttagattagATTCACATTTCAAACACAGAACAAATTAGTTATGAAAAATCGAACATAGAGCAAATTAGTTAATTTTTGCAAGAAATAAAAGACAAGAGTGTGCAAGGACTCTGGGAGAAGGTATATAGTTTAGGGGATGagaagtaattttattttttttaaaggttaAATCCGTCTTTCAAATATAGACCAAATTAACGCTTTTGTGAGAAACATTGGACAAGAGGATGCAAGGACTTGCAAGAAAGTACATGGTTCAAGgggtgaaaagtaatttcatcttcttttttgtttttttttaaaggttaaGACGCAGAGCAAATTAGCTGTGAAATTGTGTTGGCAATCTACTCTACTCCCATCAAGGGGAGCAAAGTAATTTCACATACAGTTCTTGTTTTTCCACGAAATTGTCTTCTCGCCAGAGCACCATTTTTTGTGGGAATTCACTCATATTTCATCGGGGTGACGATTGAGAGTATTTCTTGAGGGCGTCAGAGTCTGGGGGCGagaaagaaggagaaagataATGGCAACAATGAAATCTTCTTCGTTTAAGGTTTGGTTTATACTCTGCAACTGCAACCTTTTGCCTCGCTCCTATCTCCATCCTCTTCTCTTGCTGTTGCGGCTGCTACTAGTTTCTGCTTTTCTGCTCCTTCCTGTTTCGTAAACAACgcgaaaaacaaaaacaattgctttttttattttttgggaacAATGTGTGACTGCGTTTCATCAACGTAGAAGGGATTTTTAGTTTGGCAGCTTAACTGGACGACTTAAATTATACTACGGaatccttttccttttttctcaATTAAGAATTAGAGTATTCTACGTGCACCTGGGTCTTTGTTTCTATATCtacaattttttcatattttggtgTGATGTTTTATGAAAGATAATATTGGGTTCATCGTCAAAGGCTCGTCGGCAAATTCTAGAGGAGATGGGATATGATTTCACAATCATGGTATGCTCTTAACCAACCCACTTCGTCCTGTTTTTGTTTGCCATAAAGCCATTGGGTCCAATTGggagttcaatttttttttcttgtgatgTAGACGGCAGACATTGATGAGAAGGGTATTAGGAAGGAAAAGCCTGAAGAGTTGGTAATGGCTTTGGCCGAGGCTAAGGTATGCATTTGCATTCGTTTTGTTAATGGTTGGCTGTTAGATGGATGAGTCATGGGTGGATAGATTACTGAATTTTAATGGGAATTTTTTCTTAGGCTGATGCCATTGTTTCGAATCTCCAAGCTATGGGTTATTCAGAAGAGGATAGTGACACAACAACGCTGTTAATTACTGCAGACACAGTATGCTTTAATTCCCTCTTTTTTTCCGCCACTATTATCCCATTTTCTTGCATTAATTTTAGTATAATGTTCTGCCATATCTCAACTTGGCAACTCTAGTAAAGATTAAAGGTTATGGCCAAGGCAAATAAAAAGAACCATGATTTTTTTTCTTACTATTCCAATTTACTTggaaaaaaagggggaaattaATTTGTGTATTAGGCAGGTAAGTCACATCAAATAGGGAAAGAAAATATTATTCTGCTATTTCAGAAGGGATTTCATCACCACCACCCTACACTCACAACCAATGTTTTGAAGGCATAAGGCAATGCATTCTAACCCTCAAAAGGCGAggtgtaagccttaaggcgttggggagtaagccttttgagaatttattttttaagataaaaaattgtaaaataaattaaatatatttaaaataaagtaaaaattaagaaaatcacaaatttaATGTAAAAAAGAATTTTCTTGTGATGTACTTCGCaaaatacttgttggccattcaaaaattgctaacttgaatacatgaccataaatcatgacaagcgatagctataccattacaaaggtcaaactattttcatgacttAATATACAAGTctagttattttggaaaggttgaggttcaagagttttagaaataaactcatattatgacattccttttgtaCAAACATGTAGCTAAAATTTTCCAACCAATTCTAGCTTGAGAATCAtacacccaaaatgcgtaagcctcaactaaaaaggcgcaaaaggcaTGCTTTTTGcaaaaatgcgtaagcctcaacatgtaatgcgttagcctttttggaatttggtattttagattgagcctcaaggcattttaaacatgccttgccttgaggcgagcctcgattgagccttttaaaacactgctcACAATGATCAAACTAGGCTGATAGACATAAAAATCTCATTTCATTTCTAATTTCCCCTCATACTTGGCATATTATGTCCTAAGACTAAACAAAAGGAAGAACATGTAATTTCACACAAATTTCAATCACACTACTACAAGAAAAGTATAGATAAATTTTATTCTTTGTTTGTGTCCTTGTTTTCATTATCGTACTATCATTTAAAGAACCCATCCATAGTTCTGGGCCATCTCATCGAATCTACTACTTCTGTGATCGTCATTGTGTAATCTTGGATAATTATTTGAAAAGAATTACTCTAGCGATGAATACCCATAAAGCAATTACCCTAGCCTAGGAATCTTTTCTTGCATTtacatttttaatcaaatcttataCTATCAAGGTCAATAATAGAGAAACTTGGCCCTTAGTAGATGACTACAAAGCCAAAACTCTAGTGATTAATCTTCTTCCACCAATATACGCACAGTACTTTTGAAACTTGCATACTTATTTAGAAAAATGCTTTACTTTGTAATGAATCTAATGATAGTAATGTTTCTAtgcttaattttaaaatatcacaTCTATTCATACTTTTAGTCTAAGATGTTTTCCATCAAAATAGGTTGTGATTAGGGACAATGCTACTAGGCTTGGCAGTGGGTTGTGGCCACCTCTTCTAGGATCTAAAATTTTGAGGGCACATATGTATTAACATGTAATACATCGTCCTTGTAATTTTCAAATATATGTGATTATATATATTGTTGCAGCCAAAATTTGCAAGACCAACTATCACTAGATCTACAAAAGCAGAAAAAACTAGCTTGGGAGGTGGACTTttggggatcactctgatgcttaAGTTAGGGGGgaagagataaaaaaaaattacaactcTGGTCAACAACAAAAGAAGCGAGTATGCCTTACCTTGACTTAACCACCATTTTATATGTGAGCATCCCCTAGCTCAAATGCTCATTTTGGGTTTATAGTATTTATGTGGTGGTTACAACCCCTTCATGTGctctatttttggggttattcATGCCCCTTTATTTCTTAGGAGTAGCCCCAGGGTCTCCCTATTAATTGCTATTGACTATTTGACACCTTATTGCATGTGGCTATATTTTTTGCCCCCATTAGGTATTCCCCTATCCCAAGCCTTCAAAGGCATTTCAGGTTGGAGAGTACATATCTTGTAGATCAATTCATGAAAGAAAATCATGTTTCTCTTTTCTTCCTTCATAATACCTCTTTTTCTCACTTCAAGCAAATCACCAAGGTGGACCTCAGCATCTTGGATCAAGGTGGCCTTTAGGCCCCTGagcttgttttattttttaattgaggTAGACCTCGGGTTATCCAGCCAAGGTGAACCTTTGATTCTAGGTGGACCTCATGTTGCTTGCCAAGGTGGACCTGGGGCTTTCAAGTGGATGTGTACCTTGGGTAACCCTAGCGTAGGTGGACCTAGGGCTTTCTAGCAAGGTGGACTTGGGTTCCTTAGACCGAGGTGATCCCTAGGCTTTTCTAGCCTTTCCTTACCAAGGCACTCCTTAATTTTTTTGTCCAAGGTGAGAAATAAAAAGGCATAAGTAACCTCAAAGAGAGTTAAGAAGAGATATAAGAGGTTGTAATCACCACGGACCCTACATAAAGACTATGAGTCTATGACCCCCCAAATAGGGGCATTTAATCTAGGGGAAGCTCACCTATAAAAGAGCAAGTTAGGTTTGAGGTAAGGCATGATCTTACCCATAATCACAGTTTTTTTCTCTCTTCCTTGACTTAAGCATCAGAGTGATCTTGTAGAGTCATATGGGTTCCTCCTAtggttgttttatttttcttaggTCTAGTGACATTTGGTCATGCAAGTTTTGGCGGCAATGGCATGCCAAGGAGGGGGAGAGAGATTCTTAACAACGTCTCAAGACCATGTCAACTTCTACCAACAATACCCATCATGTTGCAAGGGACCAACTCTCCTTTGTCAAATAACAATTCCTACTCATCTAGGGGCAGATTTTGAATTGGTTCTTGGAAAATTCTTGCAACAAAGAGGATTCTCTGATAAGCCTCTCTTGCTCcacaagaaaaggaaaagaagtgCCTAACTTGGCGAGGGGGGCTAGAGTAGAAGGAGAGCTTGTTATCACAGGTGCTAATGAGGATAAAATTATGAAGTTGGATGATCACTTGGAGTGGATAATGAAGGAGGTTTGGGAATAGATGATTCGAGGGGAACAAACCTCTGTTCTCTAAAGCCCCCATTCATGCAAGAGGCAGTGGAGGAACTCTTGTCGGCGAAGTTCAAGATGCCAAATCTTGATTAGTACAATGGCACCATACCTTCAATTGATCAACCAAATGTATTAGGACATTGATGCAGCTTCAATGATGCAATTAGGGTTGTGCAGTTGGTTGAGGGCAAAAAATAGGACACTAAGGGTCTCTTATGTTGTAGAACACATTTTccatttttgttttggtttttaaaataattataaaaatttagctTACTTTTTAGTTCTTCAATCATATTAAAAAGGTAGAAATTAAAGAGTTTATTTATATATGCAAAACAATATTtggttttttatttataattttcaaaataattacaaaaagacaacttgtttttcaattttttcaaaaattatatgagGTAGTATGCGGGTTCatggattttggggcttgaatttggACATGTGTGGACTTGGAAGAAACTCAATACATAATCCATACAAACTAAAGTCTAAGATTCAAATTCCATCCTCCCATATGCAAAGTATGAGTtataaatctaaaaaataaaaaaaaaaaagttttccaACTTCTTtgtataaatttggaaaattagaaaacaaggtaGCATTTTTgtaactatttaaaaaaaatagaaatagaaaataaaactatttccacaagCGAATAAtgtcaaaaaattttatttttgttcattatttcatacaaatgtcataaaaatgaaaaattagctatttctttttgcaattttttggaaaattaaaatggaaaatgaaactgttttccacaactaaatgggcTCTAAAGTGTTTTCATCTTTTGTGGGAGGAAGAACCAAATAGAACCGAGTTTGGGAGCTGACTGCTAGATAGACTGAATTGGTTAGTTTAGTGGTGCAGGGAACTAAGTTGATTGAAACTTCTGATTGCATTGCGAATTCCTACAAATTTTTGAAAGTGCCTCCCTTAGGCAGCAA
It encodes the following:
- the LOC131149393 gene encoding uncharacterized protein LOC131149393 isoform X2, whose translation is MATMKSSSFKIILGSSSKARRQILEEMGYDFTIMTADIDEKGIRKEKPEELVMALAEAKADAIVSNLQAMGYSEEDSDTTTLLITADTGQSEKNHPARTKRANLSKVYFHDIPDEIIDDLIEEGGSLNVAGGLMLEHPLTLPFVESVVGTTDCVMGLPKALTQNLIQEAL
- the LOC131149393 gene encoding uncharacterized protein LOC131149393 isoform X3 encodes the protein MATMKSSSFKIILGSSSKARRQILEEMGYDFTIMTADIDEKGIRKEKPEELVMALAEAKADAIVSNLQAMGYSEEDSDTTTLLITADTVVVYEGTVREKPSSKDEARQFIKDYSGGHAAVIGSVFVTNLRTGTREGGWDKAEVYFHDIPDEIIDDLLCID